TGCTTCCCGAATGGTAAAAAATAAAGGAGTAATGAATTGTATAGAGTTGAAAGGGATACAAAAATCAAAATTTCTTTGATATTGTTTGTTGGAATGTAAAGTCCTAAAATTTTTAAGTAATATTCTGCATTTAGGCGAAAGAAAATCCAGAATTTGCAGCAAGCATATTTTACGTGGTTACACTAAATTAAGCCATAGAGCCACATAGTCTTATAAGCTGGATATTTAAGAAATTTAGTAGATAAACGGAATGAGTTTTTTTGTCGTTTTTCTGTATTGAATATATTCGTCACCGAATTGTTCTACGAGAGCCTGTTCTTCTATTTTGATTCTATAAGCAAAGGCTAAAAACGGAGGTAAAAAAGCAAAAACAAGTGACAGCCAATTATTGAGATATAACCCAAGTCCCAAAGAAGTAAGCAGAGAAAAAGCATATGATGGATGTCTCAAATACTTATAAAAGCCTTCTCTTTTGATCTTGTGATCTTCTTTAATGGTAACATCCACCGTAAAGTATTTCCCTAAAGATCTGATAATGATAAACCTGAAAATAATACCGATAAGAATAAGGGCCTCTCCCCCATACATTATCCAGTTTCCTTGGCTAATCGGTAACGTTGAAAGATTGGAAATCGTTATTGCTGCTGCAATTGAAAAAGGGATCGCCAGCCAGAGAATATTAAGGGTGGATTTGTCCTTTCCTTTTTTATCATCTTTTCCGGATTTCAACATGTTTTTATAAAGAAACTCACTAAGAAACCAAGCCATCATGGATAGTATGTACAGAATTTCTAAAGCATTCATTTTTATTACTGTTTTAAGGTGTTTTTATAGATAAAAAGTAAAAAGGAGATTAAAAGACTTAATGAAAATTTTGTCTTATTATTTCACTATCCTATTGGTTTTTCCTGTCTTTTTCCATCAATTCACGAATCTTCTTTTCCTCCCAATTCTGCAGGTAGCCATTTTTTGAAAGGAAGACTGTCATGGCATGCGCCAATATCCCAATACCCCAGAATGTAAGGGTAAAGAAATTCTTGAACTCAAAATAACTTTCTCCGGGCTTCAGATGGCTATAATTGTAAAAGACAATCAACACATTAATAATGACATAGACAAATAAATGAGCGTAAAAACCTCTTAGTTTCTCAACATATCTTTTTGCTTTCTGATATTGAATATCATTTTCGTTAAATGTTTCCATCATTATTATTTTTTTGATTGTTCATAATTTCACGGATCTTCTTTTCCTGCCATGAATCTCCCACTCCGAAAACCTGAAAAGCATGAGAAGCTACTCCAATTCCCCATCCGAATACCGGAAACCAAAACCAGTGAAACGAGCTTTTGGTAAAAAGATTAATAAAGATCAAAAAGGGAATCACAATACAGTAAGAAATCAGGTTCATATAGAAATCCTTGATCTCTTTCATTCTCTTCTGAGCTTTCTTATAAGCTTTAAGATCATCATCAGACTTTTCACTGACAATATGAGGCTTATTAATAAGCATCGGAAGTTTTACTTTAAAATAATCTTCAGATTTTTCAATGAAAACATTTCTTTTAGTAAGCAGAGAATACCGTTGTACAATATTCGCCAATCCAATGCCCGAGCTTTCTTTGATCTGTTCCCTTACCTGTAAATTATTCTCAATACAAAGAATATCATTTTCTGAAAAAATTCTAATGACCAATGGCTTTGATGATGTGGCAAAATTATGTTTAATACAGTTTTCCAACAGAAGCTGTAATGACAGGGGTACCACAAATTTCCGGTAGTCTTCTTTCTTAACATCAAAAGTAAAATCAACACTGTCTTCAAACCTAGTTTTTAAAAGATCACAATAGGTTCTGGCAAATTCTATTTCATCTTCCACTGTTACCAGCTCTTTATCTTTCTGTTCAAGTACATAACGGTAAATCTTTGACATTGAAGCGGTAAACTTCTGTGCCTGATTAGGGTTCTCATCAATCAATGAACTTAAAACATTTAAAGAATTAAAAAGAAAGTGAGGGTCCAGCTGATTTTTTAAACTTTCAAACTGTGCATTGGCAGACTTGGCAATGAGCTTCTGCTCTACCACTTCTTTTCTGGAAGTCTTCTTCAGTTCCTGCATAAAACCTTTGGCGTGAAGAAAGGCAGAAATAAGCAATGCAATGTTGATGGTAAACCAGTTGGCAAGGTTATATTTTCCTGAAAAATATTCTTCCGTAGTAGCCGCTTTCTGGATCAATACAAAATTGATATAGTTACAAAAATAGACTAATATAATGTTGATAATGATAACGGAAATAATGCTTATCACCGCTCTTTTGGATGTCTCCTCAGACCAGGGAAACTTTTTGTTGAGAAAGTTGTTCAACAAGCCGTTTCCACCACCTAATACAAATGTATACAGAAGTGAAATGAGTATGGTCAGTACAAAGTTTTCCAGATTTTTCTCTCCTGTAAAGGCAAAAAAGAAAAACATGGAGACTATGAATGAAATCCAAAACATGGTGATAATATCCTTACGTTTCATGATGAGTTTTCTTGATTCAAAAATAGCTTTTATTAAAGGTATCAAAAATTATTTTTTACCGAAAGGTTAGTTTTTATCGCTGAGCCGTACATATAAATAATATTGAATTGTGCCTCATCAGGCCCCATACACAGTATTATTAATTTCACACAAAAAAAACATAAATCAGCAATATATTCATTGAAAAACAAATATTTTAATAATAATAATTTTGCGAATAACAATATTTATCCTAAATTGGAGAAATATAAAAACAGCGTTATCCGAAAAGCTTAAAGAGTAGGAATATCAAAAAACAAACTAAAAATGAAAAAACAAATTAAATTCAAAGAGCTAAAAAAACTGACTAGAGATGAGCAAAAGAAAGTGGGTGGTGGTTTAATTCCAAAAGATCCTTTTGAGGATGATGGCTGCGGATGGAATATGTGCAGAAATCAGTATGGAAGATGCTCAGTATTTGCATGCTAATACCCGAACAAGTAAAATTAATCTAAACATTAGGAAAATATAATATTGTATTTCCGAAAAAAGTTAAAAAATAGGAACATCAAGAAACAAACTAATAATGAAGAAACAAATTAAACTAAAAGGTTTAAAGAGCCTTTCCAGAAACGAACAAAAGAATATTTCAGGCGGAGATACAATTCCAAGAGAACCAGGAAATGATGATGGTTGCGCATGGAATATGTGCAGAAACAAAGCAGGATTTTGTACCAAAGACTGGAGTCTATGTGAGTAAAATTCACTTTTATATAAAGAAAAAGTACCATAGTGATGTGGTACTTTTTCTTTTTTAAGCCTGATATTTGAGGCCCTTCGATTAGATTATTATTTATTTTCTGCCGGTAAGCTTAGAAAGTATTCGGCTTCAGATTTACCCCAGTTCGGATCTAAGGAAGTTTTCGGCTTATAAGCATTAAATTTTGCCAATGCAGCCTTAAACTGCTCTATTCCTTTAGTTTTACTCCCACCATATTGTTCAGGCGTAAAATAAGTGTCTTCTGCTTTAATCAAGGCTATTCTCGGATTGCCCGGATCCAATTTCTCTGCAATATTAAGCTCTTCCCCGGCTCTTGCTCCATCGGTCATATATCGTTGCTGCGGATTCACCATCATTCGCATAGAATAGGCCATTTTTCTCAATAAATGAATTTCAGCATTATCTGCCCCTGCGAGATTCTGAGCCATTCCCAGGTATTTTTCAGCCTGTGCAGCAACCCCATCGAGATCCTGCACCTGTCCGCCTCGCATCATAATTCTTCCTTTTTGGATAGAAGCGAAAGCAGCATAGTATTGAGGAAGCCATTGTGAACTTTCTTTACTTCCTATTCTTTGAAAGTCATTGGCAAGGGTCTGAAAGTCTTCTGCAGTTTTGCACGTTTCAATTTTTGCAATTTTCTCAGTCATTATTTTTTCATAATCTGTCTGAGCAAAAGCAGTTAAACTCATAAAAGCTAAAGCAAAGCTTAAAAGGTATTTTTTCATACTATTAATTTTAAAAGTTAGTAATAAGGTTCTTCGAAGTTAGTTTTTTATAGGTTATTATTGATAGCGTCTTGTGTTTTATCTGCTCCGAAACTTATAAAAGCTCCCACAAATACAAAGGTGTTTACAGGTGGAACCACAGCTGAGCTTCTTGCCCCGTCTACTGAAAAATTATAGCCATACACATTTTTCGATCCCAGCACGTTGGAAATACTTAACACAAATACCGTAAATGCCCGTGCATCCTTTTTTCCAAGATTGGGAAGATAATTGATACTGAAATTAAGGGCATTATAGTCTTTCAGTCTTCCTTCATTTCTGGTATAATTAACTGCCTTTCCATTCTCAAATGTAGAGGCAATATCATAATAAGGTCGTCCTTTTGCATAAGTGTATGACAGGTTTACCCCAAGTTTCCATTCAGGAATGAATCTCTTTACCACAGCAGAAAGGGTGTGTTCTGCTGCAAAACTCGGTTTGAGACTCACCGGATAATTGAGAAAATCTCTTTTAGAATCCAGGAATGAATAGGTAATCCAGTAATCTATATTTTTGAATGTTTTTTTATTGTCTCTCCAGAACAATTCAAGTCCTTTGGCATAACCATAACCGTCATTATTCATTGCAGTTTGTACCTGTTGATTTTGTTCTTTGTCCGGTGTTACATTAAATGTTTTAATTAACTGATCATATTTTTTATAAAATGCCTCAAAACGTAAGGTTCTTCCTTCTGAAGCTCTCTGAATCTGAAAAATATAATGTTGTGATTTTTGAAAACCCAGGTTAGCCGGGCCCTTGATATATTTACTTTCAGGATTTTGATAGAAAAGTCCATACGCAATAGAGCTTGTCCAGTCTTTTGCAAAACGATAAGCCAATGCTAACCGGGGAGCAATATTACTTTTATTTAAATAGGATGAATGCTCTGCTCGCACCCCTACTTTAGCAGACAATGCATTACTGAAGCCTAAATCTGTTTCTACAAAAGCAGAAGAAATCAAATCTTTATATCGTTTGTTCACCTGCTCAAAGTCTAGCTTTTCATTCGTATTATTGAACTCTAAACCTCCTCTCAATGCACTGATCCTATTTATTTTTCTTTCCATAACAGCCTTGAAATTAATATAATTTCCATCTGTTAACAATCTGGTTTTACCTGATTCTACTTCATTGGTTTCGGTAGAGAAATTAAGATCTGATTTGTTATATGAGTAAGAACCACCCACATTGAGAAGATATTTTCCGAATTTCTGCCTGAAAGAGAGGTTATGATACGTATTTGCACCATTTAATCTTACCAGGGCAAAATCATATCCGGGTTCCAAACTCTCTGTTTTCACCCCCATTTTGTTGGAATTATACATTCCGTAATATTTTAAAAATCCTCCTGACTTTGTTTTAATTCTAAAGTTGAAGTCACTGTTCAATCCTTTGGGAGCATCAATAAAATTTGTATTGAAATTAAAAACCTTTTGCATCAAATTCAACATTGAATATCCAAGGGTCGCTCCATAGGAATGGTTTTTATCTTCACTAAGCCTCTGGAAACCTGCGCTTAAAAAGATCGGTGAAATTCCAAAATCATAGGAACTCTGATCCGGCAGGTCAACACTTTCCAGTAATAATGCCCCGGAAAGAGCCTGTCCGTATAATGCAGAGTATCCGCCACTGGAAAATATATTTCCTTTAAACAAAGAAGTATTGAACTGATCTCTCCCTGCAATTCCCGGAATAGAATTGGAAAAATAATTGTTGATAAGGCTGCCATCCATAAAGATTTTGGTTTCAGTTCCGGTACCTCCTCTGATGAATAACCCTTCGGTACCTCCAACTTTCTGTACTCCCGGAAGATATGTTAAAGCTGAAGAAATTTGTCCGTCCGCACCGGCTGTAGTATAGATATCGATAGGAGAAAGCAATGCGGTTGCTCTTTTTTTATCACTGGCCTCAATGGAACCCGCAGAAACCACTACGGCATCAAT
This Chryseobacterium sp. G0162 DNA region includes the following protein-coding sequences:
- a CDS encoding methyltransferase family protein; this translates as MNALEILYILSMMAWFLSEFLYKNMLKSGKDDKKGKDKSTLNILWLAIPFSIAAAITISNLSTLPISQGNWIMYGGEALILIGIIFRFIIIRSLGKYFTVDVTIKEDHKIKREGFYKYLRHPSYAFSLLTSLGLGLYLNNWLSLVFAFLPPFLAFAYRIKIEEQALVEQFGDEYIQYRKTTKKLIPFIY
- a CDS encoding 2TM domain-containing protein, coding for MMETFNENDIQYQKAKRYVEKLRGFYAHLFVYVIINVLIVFYNYSHLKPGESYFEFKNFFTLTFWGIGILAHAMTVFLSKNGYLQNWEEKKIRELMEKDRKNQ
- a CDS encoding 2TM domain-containing protein, translated to MKRKDIITMFWISFIVSMFFFFAFTGEKNLENFVLTILISLLYTFVLGGGNGLLNNFLNKKFPWSEETSKRAVISIISVIIINIILVYFCNYINFVLIQKAATTEEYFSGKYNLANWFTINIALLISAFLHAKGFMQELKKTSRKEVVEQKLIAKSANAQFESLKNQLDPHFLFNSLNVLSSLIDENPNQAQKFTASMSKIYRYVLEQKDKELVTVEDEIEFARTYCDLLKTRFEDSVDFTFDVKKEDYRKFVVPLSLQLLLENCIKHNFATSSKPLVIRIFSENDILCIENNLQVREQIKESSGIGLANIVQRYSLLTKRNVFIEKSEDYFKVKLPMLINKPHIVSEKSDDDLKAYKKAQKRMKEIKDFYMNLISYCIVIPFLIFINLFTKSSFHWFWFPVFGWGIGVASHAFQVFGVGDSWQEKKIREIMNNQKNNNDGNI
- a CDS encoding TonB-dependent receptor; translated protein: MKTQGQKILLLLSFFAFILGYSQVKVSGKVTYRNKGIGEVNVTLKDTYDGATTDAQGNFSFETTEKGNHILTFTHPKYEEVERSIVIDNQEVMLNMQLKEQISEIDAVVVSAGSIEASDKKRATALLSPIDIYTTAGADGQISSALTYLPGVQKVGGTEGLFIRGGTGTETKIFMDGSLINNYFSNSIPGIAGRDQFNTSLFKGNIFSSGGYSALYGQALSGALLLESVDLPDQSSYDFGISPIFLSAGFQRLSEDKNHSYGATLGYSMLNLMQKVFNFNTNFIDAPKGLNSDFNFRIKTKSGGFLKYYGMYNSNKMGVKTESLEPGYDFALVRLNGANTYHNLSFRQKFGKYLLNVGGSYSYNKSDLNFSTETNEVESGKTRLLTDGNYINFKAVMERKINRISALRGGLEFNNTNEKLDFEQVNKRYKDLISSAFVETDLGFSNALSAKVGVRAEHSSYLNKSNIAPRLALAYRFAKDWTSSIAYGLFYQNPESKYIKGPANLGFQKSQHYIFQIQRASEGRTLRFEAFYKKYDQLIKTFNVTPDKEQNQQVQTAMNNDGYGYAKGLELFWRDNKKTFKNIDYWITYSFLDSKRDFLNYPVSLKPSFAAEHTLSAVVKRFIPEWKLGVNLSYTYAKGRPYYDIASTFENGKAVNYTRNEGRLKDYNALNFSINYLPNLGKKDARAFTVFVLSISNVLGSKNVYGYNFSVDGARSSAVVPPVNTFVFVGAFISFGADKTQDAINNNL